CAGCCGACATTAAGTTGAAAAACAACAACGGTCAGGTGCTATATAGCTACCACCTCGGCAAAAATGAAAATACATACCGTAGCCGTTTAAGCGTAAATGAATTACCCGACGGTGTGTATCAGGTTGAGATTTCGAATGGTAGTGAGGTAACGACCCATACCGTAACCGTATCTACTCAGCAACCTACCGCCCCTAGCCGGGTTATCTCGCTGAAATAATAATTGATTCTAACAACACAAAAAGCGTCTCTGGAATTACCCAGAGACGCTTTTTGTGTTGTATTTATTTACTACTAAAGCCTTGATAGGCTTAAAGAATGTATGCTAATTTAGCTTATGGTATTGTTGGTAACAAGTTGAGCTTTAACTTGTCGGTTAAATAGTAGATGTTAAGCCGTAGCTTCTAACGGAGGTGGCGCCCCCAACGTTTCGTATTCCCAATCAACAGAAAGGAAGGAGAATGCGTAAAACTTTTCTGAAAACCTACTCAACTTATCAGAGATAAGCCTGCGTACGCTGTAGCACAGGCCATCAAATAGCGCCTGGTAATGTGCCCTGACTGATCGATTTCAGCAGAGTTTATGATCAACGTTCTATGAGAGCTACCCTTTATAAAGTAATATTTGTAATCTATCTCATAATATGTATAAATATTCCTGTAATGACGCGCTTCAACTGGCTGATTACCTGACCTTTTTTTAAAAAATACAGTCTATATAGAGTATTTGAAGTTTTCTGGATGGCTGGCAGAATTGATGACATTTAAATGGCTTATCTGGACTGAAGGTCAGGTCCTTTTTGTCGATGGGTAGCTTTGATTTCTGGTCAATCAGTTCTCCATATTAATTAACCTCACCGTATGGAGTATTCTCAGTTGCTTGTACGTCAGATTAACCGCTATTTACCCCTGGAGCTTCAGCAGCGGCCCGAGATGGCCAAATTCCTGGAGTCTGTTCAGCATTCATACCTTGCCTATGAACGGGACCGTGAATTAACCGAACGAGCCTTTGCTATTAGTGAAAAAGACTATATTGAGCTACACACCCGATTAAAACGTGAGCTGGAAGTAAAGAAACTTTCCGTTCAAAAGCTGGAAGAAGCTGTTAACACGATCAGTGGATCGGAAATCCAGACAGACTCCAACGATTTATTGGCAATAGCCCGGTTGCTTCATCAGCAAATCAACAAACGAAAAAATGCCGAGAAGATATTCACCTCCCTGATCACCAATATGGAGAATGGGGTTCTGGTAGAGGACGAAAATCGGGCTGTTGTCTTTACCAACCAGGTTTTTTGCGATTTATTTGCCATACCTGCATCGCCCGAGTCGCTCCAGGGCGTCGACTGTACCAATGCAGCCGAAGCGTCTAAACACCTGTTCAAAGACCCCGATTGGTTTGTTCATCGTATTAATACCATTCTGGCTGAGAAAAAGCTGGTTCGGGGCGAAATTCTGGAACTGGCAAATGGTAGTATTTACCAACGAGATTATATCCCCATATTTCTTGAAGAAAATTACAAAGGCCATCTCTGGAGTTATACCAACATAACCGAACAGAAGAAGAGCCGTGATGCCCTTGAGCAGAGTGAGTTGAAAAGCCGCCTGATTATGAATGGGGCTTTAGACGCTATAATTACGATTGACATTGAAGGAGTTATTACATTCTGGAATCCCCAGGCCGAAAAAATATTTGGATGGACAAGCCAGGAGGTACTTGGCCAGAAATTAGCCGACCTCATTATTCCGGCTGTCCATCGGAGTGGTCATGAACGGGGTTTACAAGACTATGTAAAAACGAAGAGAGGTGTTGTGCTGGGCAAACAACTAGAGCTATCGGCCATAAATCGTAGCCAAAAAACATTTCCTATTGAGTTATACATCATTCCCTTAAAGCAGGGGGATGATGAATTCTTCTGTTCGTTTATCCGGGACATATCTGAACGTAAAAAGAATGAATCCGAGCTGGAAAAACTATCGCTCGTGGCCAGTGCCAATAAAAACGGGATCATCTTCGTCGGCCTGGACAATAAAATTTTCTGGTCGAACGATGGCTTTCAAAAGCTCACTCAATGTGGTGTTGATCAGGTTGTAGGTAAGTCCCTGCTTGAGTTGTGCCGGGGGCCTCATACGGATACCACGGATCAGGCTTTTATGGACAAAGCGTTTAAAAACGGAGAAAGCTTTAGCCATGAAGGGGTTTATTACAGGCAGGATAAAAGCTGGTTTTGGGCGCGCATAAGTGGTCAACCCATTACCGACAGAGAGCAGACAATTACGCATTATTTTTTAATGGTGGAAGACATTTCCCAGGAAAAAATTGTGCAGCGACAGCTCAAAGAATATGAAGAAAAGTTGCGGATGGCGTTAACAAACGTTGGCGATAATTATTGGGAGCATGATTTTCGCACCCAGAAAACCTACTTTTCCAATCCAACGAACAAGTTATTAGGCTTTCCAATCGACCAGTCAACCGATCTCGCCAGTTTATGGTGGCGTCAGGTTCATCCGACCGATCGGCATTTACTGGAAGGAAATGACCGACAGTATAGAGCAGGCGTATTGACCCGCCATTCGATTGAATACCGGGTCATTCATAAAGACGGATCAATTAATTGGGTACTGGATCGGGGCGTAGTCATAGAGCAGGATGACGCCGGAAAACCGTTAAAAATCATTGGTACGCACATTGATATTACTCATCAGAAAGAGTTGGAAATCGCGCTCAAACGCGCCAAGGAAGTTGCCGAAGAATCAACTCGCTCAAAAGAACTGTTTCTGGCCAACATGAGCCATGAAATCAGAACACCCATGAACGCCATTATGGGAATGAGCAATCAACTCAAAAAGACCCCGCTAACCGATCAGCAGCTATTTTATCTTAACACGATCCAATCGGCTTCTGATAACCTTCTGGTTATCATCGACGATATCCTCGATCTATCAAAAATCGAAGCCGGTAAACTGACCATCGAACAGATTGGCTTTGAGCCTCATCAGGTTATTAAGAAGGTGATGCAAATTATGAGTCACCGGGCCGAAGAAAAAGGATTGTTATTTACGAATTCATTTTTCGATGACCGAATTGCACCCGTTTTAATAGGCGACCCTTACCGGCTAACACAAATATTTCTTAACCTGATTTCGAACGCGATTAAGTTTACAGATAAAGGTGGGGTCGATATACGGTGTCAGGTTATTGATGGAGAGGATACACAGCAAACCATTCGGGCAACAGTACAGGATACCGGTGTTGGTATGGATGAAGAGTTTGTCCAAACGATTTTCCAAACCTTCAGCCAGGAGGACGCTTCAATCAGCCGCCGTTTTGGCGGGACGGGACTCGGTATGAGTATCTGCAAGAATCTGGTTGAACTAATGGGGGGGCAGATACGGGTAGAAAGCCAAAAAGAAGCAGGTACCTGTGTGACATTTACTATTCCTTTTCGGAAAGGCGAATCCTGGCATTTGCCGCAAAAACAGCAGGAACAAATCAATACCGATTTGCTTTCGGGAAGTCAGATTCTGGTGGTGGACGATAACGAAATGAACCGGCTAGTGGCAGCTACCATCCTCAAAAATTATGGGGCCGTGATAGGGGAGGCACGGCAAGGGCTCGAAGCGATTGAAAAACTCGAACAGCAGCCTTACGACCTTGTTTTGATGGATGTTCAGATGCCGGTTATGGATGGCCTGGAAGCCACCCGCGAGATTCGGGCAACCTTAGAGAACCAATTGCCAATTATTGCTTTGACAGCCCTGGCCATACCGGGCGACCGCGAAAAGTTTCTGAAGGCTGGTATGAACGATTATCTGGCCAAACCGTTCGATGAGTCAAGTCTGCTGACTGTCGTAACAAAATGGTTGGGGAAAGACGAGTACATCCCGACGCCCCATGCCAAAGCTCAAAAGCAGGATAGCTTATTTGACCTGGCAGAACTGCGATCCATTGCTCAGGGCGATGAAGAATTTGTTTTGGAAATGGTTACCATGTTTATTGATCTGGCACCTGCAGGGCTGGAAGAGATTAAAACAGCGTATCAGGCAAACGACTTCAAAAAAGTTGGCCAGGTTGCTCATCGGTTGCACCCTTCGGTGGCGACACTTGGCATTCATTCTATAACCGATGTGCTGAAAGACATGGATAAAAATGCGGAAACCTACCAGGCTTCTTTACAATTGGAAAACTTAATTACAAAACTGGACGAAGTGATTACGGAGGTTGTGAGTCAGTTAGTAACGCATGTGGGCTTACGTTCCTGAGTGATTCAAGCAACGAAAGTCTTTACTTCGGTACGTGTGTACACCTTATGGTAGAAAGAACGCAAAATAGATCAGAATATACCCGGACGGCCGACTAGCAAGCGGCTGATTGGGCGGTAGTCAGTAAATTCGATATAGGGGGCTATATAACCCGGCTTAATGGGTTCTTCTTTGACCAGATCGGTGCTTAGGTATTTCTTATTGCTGTCGCAGAGGATCGTGACAACCCGTGCTTCGGAGCCCATCTCGGCCTGTAAATTGATGGCTCCAATCAGATTGGCTCCCGACGAAATCCCGACGGCCACGCCCAACTGTAAGGCTAATTTTTGGGCTACCAGAATCGAGTCGCCGTCGCTGGCCTGAACTACTGGGTCAAGTTCGTTTAGCTTCAGGATGTCGGGAATAAATTCATCGAAAAAGCCCTGAATACGGTGTGAGCCGGTTTTGTGCCCGACCGATAACGTGGGCGATTCGGCTGGTTCGAGTGGGTGGACGCGAATATCGGGTTTGCGCGACTTCAGATACCGCCCTACACCCATGACCGTGCCACCCGTTCCGACGCCAGCCACAAAGGCATCGGGCGTAATATCGACTCCCTGAAGCTGGAGCCAGATTTCTTTACCCGTAGTGAGCCGGTGGGCTTCAGCATTGTATTGATTGGCAAACTGACGGGGCAAAAATACATGCGAGTCGGCAGCTGCCATTTCTTCCGATCGTCGGATAGCGCCCAGAAAACCACCCTCTTCTTTTGTAAACAGAATAATATCGGCACCCAGACTTCGGATAATATCGATGCGTTCCTGACTGATACCGGCAGGCATGATGATGGTAACCGGGTGCCCCAGCGCCCGCCCAACGGCCGAAAACGCAATGCCCGAACTACCGCTGGTGGCTTCAATAATCCGGTCGCCGGGTTGGATATGCCCCTGACGATACGCCTGATGCAATACGTGCAAGGCCATACGGTCTTTCATGCTACCGGTCAGGTTGTAATGCTCGCATTTCACGTAGAGGGAACGGGGCTGGCCTTGGTAGGTATAAAAAAGCTCCAGCATGGGCGTGTTACCCACCAGATGCCAGAGGTGCTCGAACTTTTCCTGAATGGCCGGCTTAATCGTCATTTCGGAGGAAGTAATCATAGTGCTGATGAAAACTGTCGCTACAAATACGCAATTTTTTGCGAAAGAAGAGATAGAAGTTCATAAAGCTGCCGATAAGACCCCGTTTTACAAGCAAGAGTTGTTAGTAAGACTGGTTCTTATCAGCAGCAAGTACTCGTTCCCGACTGTTTACACTACTGCCAAATACATTGATTTCTTTCAGAATGACCCGGCCCTTCAAGTCATCAACGAACAATGTGTTCTTGGGAATGTATGGTTGATCCTTATGACGGTAATCGACATAGATGAACGATACCGGAAGAATATAACTACCTATATACCGTAGATTGAGCGACGGTAATTTTTTTAATGCAGCTAAAACCATAGGTTCAAAGCCCAGATGAGCTCCTGTAGGGCTTTGATTCAGGATGGTTATATTCTGAACGCGGCCTTTATCGCCAACAGTAAATCCGGCAAAAATTCGCATGTATTTACCCACCCACTCGGCATCGCGCGGATACTTGAGCCGACGTTTCAGTATAGTAGTAAACACCGGATCATCGCTTAACTCCTGATCGGAAGTTTGTGCCAAACCTAGGTGACAAATAAATAGGAATGGTAATAGCCGCCAGATTTTCATGATGATTTCTGAATATAACCCGACGTAAAGGTATCAGATTTAGGGATTGTACAGCTACGAATACATGAATAGGCTGGCGCTAGGTATACGGTCGTGGGCTAAGCTGAAATTCTGTTTAACCGATTCGAATCACTCGGTGTCGGCACTTGTAGCAGAAATAAGTGCGGGTCGGAATGAAAAACAGTAGGTACTTGAGTACAAAAGGGCGGGGAGTTCGGTCCAGCGCCTGGGCATCCTGGCAGGTGGGGCACCGGCGTCGGAAGGTGAGCCATTTAATGTATAACCGAAATGGATTCGCTTTCCCGGCCGGTGAATTTGTGCCAGAAATATTAGATTGGATAGTCATGATAGAGGAAGTTTATATGGATAAATTTACCACTTATCAGGAAGGCTCTTTGTTAACTTTATTATCTGGCGAATTGTCTGTGAAATAGCTAATAGTAGCTTAATTAAGTGAAAAATCCGGTTTTTGCCAGCTTGAAAAACGTTGTGGGATTTACCTAAAAAAGCCGGATTAACGAAATCAGAAGGCTTCGTTAATCCGGCTTTTAAGATTGACTCACTACGTAGTGAGCCAGGTGGGTGTACTACCTTTTTAAGGCTTAGGCTCTCCGGCCGATGTACTGCCAGCCGCAGGAGCAAGGGAGTTGATCCAGGCTGCAATTTTCAGCGCGTCGGCTTTAGGCACCTGCGGCATGGGTGGCATTTCGGTCGCATAGTCGGGCCAGTTGTGAGGCTTCGGATTATAGATCAACTCCACAATCTGGTCGTTGGTGTATTTGCGTTTGGCAACATCGGCAAAAGCCGGACCTACCTGACGCTTATTGGCCTGATGGCAGGCAACACAGGTATGCCGCGTGAGCAACCCTTTTACTTCTTCGTAGGTAGGAGCTTTCGCCATCGTCACGGCCTGACCTTCTACCAACTTGGGTTTGCCGCCGGTAGTTGCTTTAGCGGGCGCCTTTTTGCCGGCTGCCGGAGTGGTAGTAGCGGGCGCAGGGGCTGGAGCTGTTGCGGGTGCTGCTGCCGAATTTTTCGTACTTACTTCGCTCATCGCCAGCTTTTCACCGTCTGGGATGTTGTTGAGTGTATAATACGCAATAGGGTGAACCAGTGAGTAAGACCCTTCGGCTCCACGAACGCCATCGAGGGTCAACTGGTGGATATAATACCGACGCAGATCGCCAACGATGAGTCGGGCTTTCAGACCATCGGCCGATACTTTTACCCCTTTGATAGGTAAAGCCTCTTTGTTGATGGTTGGACTACCATAAACCGGGTGATATTTGTACAGAAAGCTTTCGACCCGGTAAGAGGCCAGGTCTTCGGCTGTTTTCCGGTCGACGGGCTTCGTAAATTCGACTTCAAACCCATCGGGCATGGCTTTTACGGTACGCATCTCAAACGGGATAGCACCATTCCAGACCAGCCGTTGTAAACCTTCGTTGGCATCCCCAGCCGATCCCCAGCCCCGGTTGGTTTCGCCTACAAACAGGGAACCGTCTTTGGCAAAGGCCATTCGTAACACGCCCGACCGGAACCCGTTCCGAAACTCGATAGCACCGCCCTGGTATTCGCCATTGACCTTTTCCATGAATATCCGCGAGATTTTACTCATGCCCTGATCGCCCACCAGCAACTGACCCGAAAAGGGGCCGAATGTACCCTGCGGAATTTCCAGAATTTCGGAGTTTGAGATACCCAGAATACCATGAGGCAGCCAAACCGCAGGGGTCTGGATGTCGGCACTGGGGAATTTCTCTTTCATCTGATAGAGCAGATTCGGCGTTTCATTCACCACGTTTTCGGGTTTGATGGCCCGACCGTTTTCGTCCCGGCGTTTGCGTTCGTCGATCTTGGCATCGAATTGCTCAGTAGTTAGCTTAACGGGCGAATTAGCCATGCTCGACCAGCGTAAACCGGCAGGGTGGCCGACAAAGGCCCCTTTCTTCACATGCACAACACCTCCCGAGCCCATCCAGTCGCCCTGGTTATCGGCATAGAACAGCTCACCGTCAAAAATGCCCAGTCCGCAGGGAGAGCGCATGCCCGTGGCCCAGGGTTGCATGGTGCCATTTTCACTGATTTTCATGGTCCAGCCCCGCCAGGGAACGCGGCTTTCGCCCCGCCACCATTCTTCATCACCAAAGGCTACGTTTCCCGTTACGAAAAACTGGCCATCGGGCGCAATTTTAGGCCCGAAGCTATATTCATGGTAATGGCCTGATAGTGGCCAGGCGTAGACTGTTTCAAAAATGTCGGCTTTCCCGTCTTTGTTTGAGTCGATCATTTTGGTGAGTTCGCCCCGCTGTGCACAATAGAGTGCCCCATCCTTGTAGGTCAGTCCCAATATTTCGTGCAGACCTGAAGCGAACTTGCGGAAAAAAGGCTTTCGGCTGGTCGGATTTTCAATGATCCAGACATCACCCCGGCGGGTAGCTACCCCAATATTGCCATCGGGTAAGGTAGTCAGGCCACCCACTTCGAGCAGCGTGCCTTCGGGAGCACTAACTTTCAGAATTCTAAAAAAGTCCTCTTCCTTGGGCGATTCCTGCGCCACCGCCACCGAAAAGAGGCCTAGGGAAAAGAGGGTTGTCAGTATCTTTTTCATGACGATATATCGTTGAAGAATGAATAATGGAAGCGGATTTTAGCAACCAGCCCGCAATACTCATTGTCAATTATTCATTAAAATAAGATGGTGTAAGTCACTTTCCCTTTTACCGGCACAATCAACTCCTGCCGACCGTTGCTTTCGCGGATAGCCGGTTTAGCGCCCGCTACGTTGTCGATGCGAACATAAGCCTGATCGTCGACCAGATACATCCCATTTTCGAGGGCACTGATGCTGGCACCACTGATGATCCGGGCATATAAATCGCTGGCAGGGTTGGTGACGGTCACCTCACGCTGGATACCATGCCCATCGCTAAGTACCCGAATTTTATCATCGACCGAAGCACCGTAACTCTGATACCGGAATGTAGGTAGGTCGTTTTCGTCAAGGACATACCCTTTTGGGCGGAAACCGGAGCCTGTTGTATCGGCTACCCAGTTGGCCTGGGGCGACGATAACTTGCTCAGGAAAAGCACGGGAGCACCCAGTCGCTGCACCATACCTCTTGGGCGCGACGAGCCATCACCCCGATCGTGCCACATGGGCGTCGCGTCCAGAAACCCACCCCGCCAGACCTGTACCAATGCTCCTTTGTCCAGATCATAGGTGTAATGCACCTGCTCTGGGCTCCCTACAGAAATCGCGTGGGTAACCCGAAGTGTGCGGCCCTGCGTATTCTTTTCGCCCGGCATATCCATAAAGCTACGCAGGATGGTATTGGTTG
This window of the Spirosoma aerolatum genome carries:
- a CDS encoding PPC domain-containing protein is translated as MKTLIKSFAFALTLGIVTSAATFAETNPGSNPDKTASYQSAVYTTNSGKISIALDKQKGSTADIKLKNNNGQVLYSYHLGKNENTYRSRLSVNELPDGVYQVEISNGSEVTTHTVTVSTQQPTAPSRVISLK
- a CDS encoding PAS domain S-box protein; amino-acid sequence: MEYSQLLVRQINRYLPLELQQRPEMAKFLESVQHSYLAYERDRELTERAFAISEKDYIELHTRLKRELEVKKLSVQKLEEAVNTISGSEIQTDSNDLLAIARLLHQQINKRKNAEKIFTSLITNMENGVLVEDENRAVVFTNQVFCDLFAIPASPESLQGVDCTNAAEASKHLFKDPDWFVHRINTILAEKKLVRGEILELANGSIYQRDYIPIFLEENYKGHLWSYTNITEQKKSRDALEQSELKSRLIMNGALDAIITIDIEGVITFWNPQAEKIFGWTSQEVLGQKLADLIIPAVHRSGHERGLQDYVKTKRGVVLGKQLELSAINRSQKTFPIELYIIPLKQGDDEFFCSFIRDISERKKNESELEKLSLVASANKNGIIFVGLDNKIFWSNDGFQKLTQCGVDQVVGKSLLELCRGPHTDTTDQAFMDKAFKNGESFSHEGVYYRQDKSWFWARISGQPITDREQTITHYFLMVEDISQEKIVQRQLKEYEEKLRMALTNVGDNYWEHDFRTQKTYFSNPTNKLLGFPIDQSTDLASLWWRQVHPTDRHLLEGNDRQYRAGVLTRHSIEYRVIHKDGSINWVLDRGVVIEQDDAGKPLKIIGTHIDITHQKELEIALKRAKEVAEESTRSKELFLANMSHEIRTPMNAIMGMSNQLKKTPLTDQQLFYLNTIQSASDNLLVIIDDILDLSKIEAGKLTIEQIGFEPHQVIKKVMQIMSHRAEEKGLLFTNSFFDDRIAPVLIGDPYRLTQIFLNLISNAIKFTDKGGVDIRCQVIDGEDTQQTIRATVQDTGVGMDEEFVQTIFQTFSQEDASISRRFGGTGLGMSICKNLVELMGGQIRVESQKEAGTCVTFTIPFRKGESWHLPQKQQEQINTDLLSGSQILVVDDNEMNRLVAATILKNYGAVIGEARQGLEAIEKLEQQPYDLVLMDVQMPVMDGLEATREIRATLENQLPIIALTALAIPGDREKFLKAGMNDYLAKPFDESSLLTVVTKWLGKDEYIPTPHAKAQKQDSLFDLAELRSIAQGDEEFVLEMVTMFIDLAPAGLEEIKTAYQANDFKKVGQVAHRLHPSVATLGIHSITDVLKDMDKNAETYQASLQLENLITKLDEVITEVVSQLVTHVGLRS
- a CDS encoding PLP-dependent cysteine synthase family protein; the protein is MITSSEMTIKPAIQEKFEHLWHLVGNTPMLELFYTYQGQPRSLYVKCEHYNLTGSMKDRMALHVLHQAYRQGHIQPGDRIIEATSGSSGIAFSAVGRALGHPVTIIMPAGISQERIDIIRSLGADIILFTKEEGGFLGAIRRSEEMAAADSHVFLPRQFANQYNAEAHRLTTGKEIWLQLQGVDITPDAFVAGVGTGGTVMGVGRYLKSRKPDIRVHPLEPAESPTLSVGHKTGSHRIQGFFDEFIPDILKLNELDPVVQASDGDSILVAQKLALQLGVAVGISSGANLIGAINLQAEMGSEARVVTILCDSNKKYLSTDLVKEEPIKPGYIAPYIEFTDYRPISRLLVGRPGIF
- a CDS encoding c-type cytochrome, producing the protein MKKILTTLFSLGLFSVAVAQESPKEEDFFRILKVSAPEGTLLEVGGLTTLPDGNIGVATRRGDVWIIENPTSRKPFFRKFASGLHEILGLTYKDGALYCAQRGELTKMIDSNKDGKADIFETVYAWPLSGHYHEYSFGPKIAPDGQFFVTGNVAFGDEEWWRGESRVPWRGWTMKISENGTMQPWATGMRSPCGLGIFDGELFYADNQGDWMGSGGVVHVKKGAFVGHPAGLRWSSMANSPVKLTTEQFDAKIDERKRRDENGRAIKPENVVNETPNLLYQMKEKFPSADIQTPAVWLPHGILGISNSEILEIPQGTFGPFSGQLLVGDQGMSKISRIFMEKVNGEYQGGAIEFRNGFRSGVLRMAFAKDGSLFVGETNRGWGSAGDANEGLQRLVWNGAIPFEMRTVKAMPDGFEVEFTKPVDRKTAEDLASYRVESFLYKYHPVYGSPTINKEALPIKGVKVSADGLKARLIVGDLRRYYIHQLTLDGVRGAEGSYSLVHPIAYYTLNNIPDGEKLAMSEVSTKNSAAAPATAPAPAPATTTPAAGKKAPAKATTGGKPKLVEGQAVTMAKAPTYEEVKGLLTRHTCVACHQANKRQVGPAFADVAKRKYTNDQIVELIYNPKPHNWPDYATEMPPMPQVPKADALKIAAWINSLAPAAGSTSAGEPKP